From Saccharothrix espanaensis DSM 44229, the proteins below share one genomic window:
- a CDS encoding GGDEF domain-containing protein has protein sequence MPALLDDVRFAFQPLFNLNTGGVVAVEALARPHDGSVQDLLRMAFRAGYLANTDVALACRAIRSAADHDFTLPLHVNLLAMTIADKSEHMAPLYAALRDAGRPTANLVIEVGTPYSRAPRHRLVKGLDRLRQDGFKIGLDGVGEGDAPLSLLAEVQPEVVKLDREVVQELVDDPARFALVQGLQHLCEATGSLIVAEGVETEPQLAALRRLGVRLAQGNLLAAAQRRPKINATISTVLSEVNDPEAATKTTTKPLRRKPGPKVTDFLHPATTLPESATSEDVRDVLATQPTVTGVVLVDDDGRPTWTVDRNRFLLAVTGPFGHALHAKREAARLADPPRVIGAGSTAMEMLDVVAHTNRERTNDDLVVVDDDDRCVGVVRVADVVRGIAEMKVEQAAALSPLTRLPGSDSIAREVDRRILSGEIFAVGWLDVDAFKRVNDSVGFAAGDDLIRALGRKLTEGATAFPGIQVGHVGGDDFLVVAGLNEVVPYAAGVLDTPFDAEGHAVTLSLATLVCAAGSVGSYREVSRLLAPLKEHAKSLRGNSWVLGRPGSDHVDVLRGGAHLAVS, from the coding sequence GTGCCCGCTTTGCTGGATGACGTTCGCTTCGCCTTCCAGCCGCTGTTCAACCTCAACACCGGAGGGGTCGTCGCGGTCGAGGCACTGGCCCGCCCGCACGACGGCAGCGTGCAGGATCTACTCCGCATGGCGTTCCGTGCGGGGTATTTGGCGAACACCGATGTGGCCCTCGCCTGCCGTGCGATCCGCAGCGCGGCTGATCACGACTTCACCCTGCCGCTGCACGTGAACCTGCTCGCGATGACCATCGCGGACAAGTCCGAGCACATGGCTCCGCTGTACGCGGCGCTGCGCGACGCAGGTCGTCCCACCGCCAACCTGGTGATCGAGGTCGGCACGCCGTACTCGCGCGCGCCGCGCCACCGACTCGTCAAGGGTCTGGACCGGCTGCGCCAGGACGGGTTCAAGATCGGCCTGGACGGGGTCGGCGAGGGCGACGCCCCGCTGTCGCTGCTGGCCGAGGTGCAGCCCGAGGTGGTGAAGCTGGACCGCGAGGTGGTCCAGGAACTGGTCGACGACCCGGCGCGGTTCGCGCTGGTGCAGGGCTTGCAGCACCTGTGCGAGGCGACCGGTTCGCTGATCGTCGCCGAGGGCGTGGAGACCGAGCCGCAGCTCGCGGCGCTGCGCCGGCTGGGGGTGCGGCTGGCGCAGGGCAACCTGCTGGCCGCCGCGCAACGCCGGCCGAAGATCAACGCGACCATCTCGACCGTGCTCAGCGAGGTCAACGACCCCGAGGCGGCGACCAAGACGACCACCAAGCCGCTGCGCCGCAAGCCCGGTCCGAAGGTGACCGACTTCCTGCACCCGGCGACGACCCTGCCCGAGTCCGCGACCTCGGAGGACGTCCGGGACGTGCTGGCCACGCAGCCCACCGTGACCGGGGTCGTGCTGGTGGACGACGACGGCCGCCCGACGTGGACGGTGGACCGCAACCGGTTCCTGCTCGCGGTCACCGGGCCGTTCGGGCACGCGCTGCACGCCAAGCGGGAGGCGGCGCGGCTGGCCGACCCGCCCCGGGTGATCGGGGCCGGGTCCACGGCGATGGAGATGCTCGACGTGGTCGCGCACACCAACCGCGAGCGCACCAACGACGACCTGGTGGTCGTGGACGACGACGACCGGTGCGTGGGTGTCGTGCGGGTGGCCGACGTGGTGCGCGGCATCGCGGAGATGAAGGTCGAGCAGGCCGCGGCGCTGAGCCCGCTGACCCGGCTGCCCGGCAGCGACTCGATCGCGCGCGAGGTCGACCGGCGGATCCTGTCCGGCGAGATCTTCGCCGTGGGGTGGCTCGACGTCGACGCGTTCAAGCGGGTGAACGACTCGGTGGGGTTCGCCGCCGGTGATGACCTGATCAGGGCGTTAGGGCGTAAGCTGACCGAAGGTGCGACGGCGTTCCCCGGGATTCAGGTGGGGCACGTCGGTGGCGACGACTTCCTGGTCGTCGCGGGGCTGAACGAGGTCGTGCCTTACGCGGCGGGTGTATTGGATACGCCGTTTGACGCAGAGGGACACGCGGTAACCCTGTCGCTGGCGACGCTGGTGTGCGCGGCCGGGTCGGTGGGGTCCTACCGGGAGGTGTCCCGCCTGCTGGCGCCGTTGAAGGAGCACGCGAAGTCGTTGCGCGGCAACAGTTGGGTGCTGGGCCGTCCGGGCAGCGACCACGTGGACGTGCTGCGCGGCGGCGCGCATTTGGCGGTCAGCTAG
- a CDS encoding carboxylate-amine ligase, whose amino-acid sequence MSEVDVSALPRPRTEFDPALSVGVEEEFLLVDAVTGALSPVAGEVLGDADGVLDLQSEMTRYQVESATAVCWSMDEVREQLVLSRRALGDLAKGHDARIVATGTPVLGGSRPPPLTDRQRYRDIEHRYGSLIDALTICGCHVHIGIPDEETGVLISNHLRQWLPVLLAISANSPFSEGRDTGYASWRYLSWSPWPSAGAPPWFASVEDYHLGTRTLRTSGAAMDTGMIYWDVRLSASHPTVELRVCDVAATVEEAVLIAAIARAIAVVAVSGAAAFPVSDLALRAALWRAARDGVEGAGVEPHTGRLVAAADLVRTLVEWIRPALRACGDEALVDDGVGRLLLDGCGATRQRRAFTRRGELADVVAMLVAQT is encoded by the coding sequence GTGAGCGAAGTCGACGTCAGCGCGCTGCCGCGTCCGCGAACCGAGTTCGACCCCGCGTTGTCAGTCGGCGTGGAAGAGGAGTTCCTGCTGGTGGACGCGGTCACCGGGGCTCTGTCGCCGGTGGCGGGCGAAGTGCTGGGTGACGCGGACGGCGTGCTGGACCTCCAGTCCGAGATGACCCGCTACCAGGTGGAGAGCGCGACCGCGGTGTGCTGGTCGATGGACGAGGTGCGCGAGCAGCTCGTGCTGTCCCGGCGCGCCCTCGGCGACCTGGCCAAGGGGCACGACGCGCGGATCGTGGCCACCGGCACCCCGGTGCTGGGCGGCAGCCGGCCGCCGCCGTTGACCGACCGGCAGCGGTACCGGGACATCGAGCACCGGTACGGGTCGCTGATCGACGCGCTGACCATCTGCGGGTGCCACGTGCACATCGGGATCCCGGACGAGGAGACCGGCGTGCTGATCTCCAACCACCTGCGGCAGTGGCTGCCGGTGCTGCTGGCGATCAGCGCGAACTCGCCGTTCTCGGAGGGGCGTGACACGGGGTACGCGAGCTGGCGGTACCTGTCGTGGAGCCCGTGGCCGTCGGCCGGCGCGCCGCCGTGGTTCGCCTCCGTGGAGGACTACCACCTGGGCACGCGCACGTTGCGGACGTCCGGGGCGGCGATGGACACCGGGATGATCTACTGGGACGTGCGGCTGTCGGCCAGTCACCCGACCGTGGAGCTGCGGGTGTGCGACGTGGCGGCGACCGTCGAGGAGGCGGTGCTGATCGCGGCGATCGCGCGGGCCATCGCGGTGGTCGCGGTGTCCGGGGCGGCGGCGTTCCCGGTGTCGGACCTGGCGTTGCGGGCGGCGTTGTGGCGTGCCGCGCGGGACGGGGTCGAGGGGGCGGGGGTCGAGCCGCACACCGGGCGGTTGGTGGCGGCGGCGGACCTGGTGCGGACGTTGGTGGAGTGGATTCGGCCGGCGTTGCGGGCGTGCGGGGACGAGGCGTTGGTGGACGACGGGGTGGGACGGCTGTTGCTGGACGGGTGCGGGGCGACCCGACAGCGCCGGGCGTTCACTCGTCGGGGTGAACTTGCCGACGTGGTGGCGATGTTGGTGGCGCAGACCTGA
- a CDS encoding metal-sulfur cluster assembly factor, with protein sequence MTTPEGSTAEHTDEVVRGVEGMPEPPAPKADLPSLDDLEEAMRDVVDPELGINVVDLGLVYDIRVDDDNVALIDMTLTSAACPLTDVIEDQTRTALTGGPGGGIVNDFRINWVWMPPWGPEKITDDGREQLRALGFTV encoded by the coding sequence ATGACCACCCCAGAAGGCTCGACCGCGGAACACACCGACGAGGTGGTCCGCGGCGTGGAGGGCATGCCCGAACCGCCCGCGCCGAAGGCCGACCTGCCCAGCCTGGACGACCTCGAAGAGGCCATGCGCGACGTGGTCGACCCGGAGTTGGGCATCAACGTGGTCGACCTCGGCCTGGTCTACGACATCCGCGTGGACGACGACAACGTCGCGCTGATCGACATGACCCTGACCTCGGCGGCGTGCCCGCTGACCGACGTCATCGAAGACCAGACCCGCACCGCCCTGACCGGCGGTCCCGGCGGCGGAATCGTCAACGACTTCCGCATCAACTGGGTCTGGATGCCCCCGTGGGGCCCCGAGAAGATCACCGACGACGGCCGCGAACAACTCCGCGCCCTCGGCTTCACGGTCTAG
- the sufU gene encoding Fe-S cluster assembly sulfur transfer protein SufU, producing MQLQQMYQEIILDHYKNPHGRGLRDPFDAESHQINPTCGDEVTLRVKLDGDKVADVSYDGQGCSISQASTSVLTDLVVGRPVGEAFQKLDAFVELMQGRGKVEPDEDVLEDGIAFAGVAKYPARVKCALLGWMAFKDAVARSEGATA from the coding sequence GTGCAGCTTCAGCAGATGTACCAGGAGATCATCCTGGACCACTACAAGAACCCGCACGGGCGCGGCCTGCGCGACCCGTTCGACGCCGAGTCCCACCAGATCAACCCGACCTGCGGTGACGAGGTCACGCTCCGGGTGAAGCTGGACGGCGACAAGGTCGCGGACGTCTCCTACGACGGCCAGGGCTGCTCCATCAGCCAGGCGTCGACCTCGGTGCTGACCGACCTGGTGGTCGGCAGGCCGGTGGGGGAGGCGTTCCAGAAGCTGGACGCGTTCGTCGAGCTCATGCAGGGTCGCGGCAAGGTCGAGCCCGATGAGGACGTGCTGGAAGACGGCATCGCGTTCGCCGGCGTGGCCAAGTACCCGGCCAGGGTGAAGTGCGCGCTGCTCGGTTGGATGGCTTTCAAGGACGCGGTGGCCCGCAGCGAAGGAGCAACAGCATGA
- a CDS encoding cysteine desulfurase, with translation MTTTAAPLDVATVRADFPILGRTVREGKRLVYLDSGATSQRPRQVLDAERAFLETANAAVHRGAHQLAEEATDAYEGARAKIAAFVGVDFGEIVFTKNATEGVNLVAYAMGNASVAGPEAERFRIGPGDEIVVTEMEHHANLVPWQQLAQRTGATLRWFGVTDEGRLDLSDVDSLITGRTKVVALTHQSNVLGTVNPVRSIVDRARAVGALTVLDACQSVPHGPVDFRALGVDFAVFSGHKMLGPSGVGVLYGRRELLETLPPFLTGGSMIEMVQMASSTFAPPPQRFEAGVPMTSQAVALGAAVDYLSEIGMDRVAAHEHVLTEAALRGLAEIPGVRIVGPLDTQDRGGAVSFVVEGIHAHDVGQVLDSLGIAVRVGHHCAWPLHRRLGAAATVRASFYLYNTLDEVRALVEGVREAQKFFGVVA, from the coding sequence GTGACCACCACCGCTGCTCCACTGGACGTCGCTACCGTGCGCGCGGACTTCCCGATCCTGGGCCGCACCGTGCGGGAAGGCAAGCGGCTGGTCTACCTGGACTCCGGCGCCACCTCGCAACGGCCGAGGCAGGTCCTCGACGCCGAGCGCGCGTTCCTGGAGACCGCGAACGCCGCCGTGCACCGCGGCGCGCACCAGCTCGCCGAGGAGGCGACCGACGCCTACGAGGGCGCGCGGGCGAAGATCGCCGCGTTCGTGGGCGTCGACTTCGGCGAGATCGTGTTCACCAAGAACGCCACCGAGGGCGTGAACCTGGTCGCGTACGCGATGGGCAACGCCTCGGTCGCCGGCCCCGAGGCCGAGCGGTTCCGGATCGGCCCCGGCGACGAGATCGTCGTGACCGAGATGGAGCACCACGCGAACCTTGTGCCGTGGCAGCAGCTGGCGCAGCGGACCGGGGCGACCCTGCGCTGGTTCGGCGTGACCGACGAGGGCCGGCTCGACCTGTCCGACGTGGACTCGCTGATCACCGGGCGGACCAAGGTCGTCGCGCTCACCCACCAGTCCAACGTGCTCGGCACCGTCAACCCGGTCCGGTCCATCGTGGACAGGGCGCGGGCGGTCGGCGCGCTCACCGTGCTGGACGCGTGCCAGTCGGTGCCGCACGGCCCGGTCGACTTCCGGGCGCTGGGCGTGGACTTCGCGGTGTTCTCCGGCCACAAGATGCTCGGCCCGTCCGGCGTCGGTGTCCTCTACGGACGCCGTGAGCTGCTGGAGACCTTGCCGCCGTTCCTCACCGGCGGGTCGATGATCGAGATGGTGCAGATGGCGAGCTCCACGTTCGCCCCGCCGCCGCAGCGCTTCGAGGCCGGCGTGCCGATGACCTCGCAGGCGGTGGCGCTCGGCGCGGCCGTGGACTACCTGAGCGAGATCGGCATGGACAGGGTCGCCGCGCACGAGCACGTGCTCACCGAGGCGGCCCTGCGCGGCCTGGCGGAGATCCCCGGCGTCCGGATCGTGGGCCCGCTCGACACGCAGGACCGCGGCGGTGCCGTGTCGTTCGTGGTCGAGGGCATCCACGCCCACGACGTCGGCCAGGTCCTGGACAGCCTCGGCATCGCGGTCCGCGTCGGCCACCACTGCGCGTGGCCGCTGCACCGGCGGCTCGGCGCCGCCGCGACCGTGCGCGCGAGTTTCTACCTGTACAACACGCTGGACGAGGTGCGCGCCCTGGTGGAGGGCGTGCGCGAAGCCCAGAAGTTCTTCGGGGTGGTGGCGTAG
- the sufC gene encoding Fe-S cluster assembly ATPase SufC → MATLEIKDLHVSVTTDETSKEILKGVDLTIKAGETHAIMGPNGSGKSTLSYAIAGHPKYRITSGTVTLDGEDVLEMSVDERARAGLFLAMQYPVEVPGVSMSNFLRTAATAVRGEAPALRHWVKEVKGAMADLDIDPAFAERSVNEGFSGGEKKRHEILQLGLLKPKIAILDETDSGLDVDALRVVSEGVNKFKESGEAGVMLITHYTRILKYIQPDFVHVFANGRIVESGGRELADQLEEHGYVKYAGVQEAAKVG, encoded by the coding sequence ATGGCCACTCTGGAGATCAAGGACCTGCACGTCTCGGTCACCACCGACGAGACGTCCAAGGAGATCCTCAAGGGCGTCGACCTGACCATCAAGGCCGGCGAGACGCACGCGATCATGGGTCCGAACGGGTCGGGCAAGTCCACCCTGTCCTACGCCATCGCCGGGCACCCCAAGTACCGGATCACCTCCGGCACCGTCACCCTCGACGGCGAGGACGTGCTGGAGATGAGCGTGGACGAGCGGGCCCGCGCGGGCCTGTTCCTCGCCATGCAGTACCCGGTCGAGGTCCCCGGCGTCTCGATGTCGAACTTCCTGCGCACCGCCGCCACCGCCGTGCGCGGCGAGGCCCCGGCCCTGCGGCACTGGGTGAAGGAGGTCAAGGGCGCGATGGCCGACCTGGACATCGACCCGGCCTTCGCCGAGCGCTCGGTCAACGAGGGCTTCTCCGGCGGCGAGAAGAAGCGCCACGAGATCCTGCAGCTCGGGCTGCTCAAGCCGAAGATCGCGATCCTGGACGAGACCGACTCGGGCCTCGACGTCGACGCGCTGCGCGTGGTCTCCGAGGGCGTCAACAAGTTCAAGGAGTCCGGTGAGGCGGGGGTCATGCTGATCACCCACTACACCCGGATCCTCAAGTACATCCAGCCCGACTTCGTGCACGTGTTCGCGAACGGCCGGATCGTCGAGTCCGGCGGCCGCGAGCTGGCCGACCAGCTCGAAGAGCACGGTTACGTGAAGTACGCGGGTGTGCAGGAAGCCGCCAAGGTCGGCTGA
- a CDS encoding non-heme iron oxygenase ferredoxin subunit, which yields MIRVCSLTDLDDRKPVAFEVGDEYTPVLLVRDGGSVHALRDLCSHAEVALSEGDVTRKGVECWLHGSCFDLRTGRPSSPPATEPVDVFAVDIRDGDVYVDVTATLNATTN from the coding sequence GTGATCCGGGTGTGCTCGCTGACCGACCTGGACGACCGCAAGCCGGTCGCGTTCGAGGTCGGCGACGAGTACACCCCGGTCCTGCTCGTCCGCGACGGCGGGTCCGTCCACGCGCTGCGCGACCTCTGCTCGCACGCGGAGGTCGCGCTGTCCGAGGGCGACGTGACCCGCAAGGGCGTCGAGTGCTGGCTGCACGGGTCGTGCTTCGACCTGCGCACCGGCCGCCCCTCGTCCCCGCCCGCGACGGAACCGGTCGACGTCTTCGCCGTCGACATCCGTGACGGCGACGTCTACGTGGACGTCACCGCCACCTTGAACGCCACCACGAACTGA
- the sufD gene encoding Fe-S cluster assembly protein SufD, translating to MAVTTQDQHGLTAHSHGAGAPISSRADHFASFDVDAFEVPGGREEIWRFTPMKRLAGLHTGVPATGTATVEVKAAEGVRVETAARGDERLGTAGTPADRIAAQAWNSFAEATVITLPKDTKVEPTTVTVTGAGKGEVAYGHLQVRAEQFAEAVVVIDHRGSGAYADNVEFVVADGAHLTVVAIQDWADDAVHVSAHHAKLGRDATFKHTVITLGGDLVRLTPVVTYTGRGGDAELLGLYFADAGQHLEHRTFIDHAVSNCRSNVVYKGALQGEDAHTVWIGDVLIRAAAEGTETFELNRNLVLTDGARADSVPNLEIETGEIEGAGHASATGRFDDEQLFYLQARGIPEEQARRLVVRGFFHEILLKIAVPEVRERLEAAIEAELEAVGV from the coding sequence ATGGCCGTCACCACTCAAGACCAGCACGGCCTGACGGCCCACTCCCACGGCGCGGGCGCCCCGATCTCGTCGCGCGCGGACCACTTCGCGTCGTTCGACGTGGACGCGTTCGAGGTGCCCGGCGGCCGTGAGGAGATCTGGCGCTTCACCCCGATGAAGCGCCTGGCCGGCCTGCACACCGGCGTGCCCGCCACGGGCACCGCCACCGTCGAGGTCAAGGCGGCCGAGGGCGTCCGGGTCGAGACCGCCGCCCGGGGCGACGAGCGCCTGGGCACCGCCGGCACGCCGGCGGACCGGATCGCGGCGCAGGCGTGGAACTCGTTCGCCGAGGCCACGGTGATCACCCTGCCCAAGGACACCAAGGTCGAGCCGACCACCGTCACGGTGACCGGCGCGGGCAAGGGCGAGGTCGCCTACGGCCACCTCCAGGTCCGGGCCGAGCAGTTCGCCGAGGCCGTCGTGGTGATCGACCACCGCGGGTCCGGCGCGTACGCCGACAACGTGGAGTTCGTCGTCGCCGACGGCGCGCACCTGACGGTCGTGGCGATCCAGGACTGGGCCGACGACGCCGTGCACGTCTCCGCGCACCACGCGAAGCTGGGCCGCGACGCGACGTTCAAGCACACCGTCATCACCCTGGGCGGCGACCTGGTCCGGCTCACCCCGGTGGTCACCTACACCGGGCGCGGCGGCGACGCCGAGCTGCTGGGCCTGTACTTCGCCGACGCCGGCCAGCACCTGGAGCACCGCACGTTCATCGACCACGCGGTGTCCAACTGCCGCAGCAACGTGGTCTACAAGGGCGCGCTGCAGGGCGAGGACGCGCACACCGTGTGGATCGGCGACGTGCTGATCCGCGCGGCGGCCGAGGGCACCGAGACCTTCGAGCTCAACCGGAACCTGGTGCTCACCGACGGCGCGCGCGCCGACTCGGTGCCGAACCTGGAGATCGAGACCGGCGAGATCGAGGGCGCGGGCCACGCCAGCGCCACCGGCCGGTTCGACGACGAGCAGCTGTTCTACCTGCAGGCCCGGGGCATCCCGGAGGAGCAGGCCCGCCGGCTGGTCGTGCGCGGCTTCTTCCACGAGATCCTGCTCAAGATCGCCGTCCCCGAGGTGCGCGAGCGCCTGGAAGCCGCGATCGAGGCGGAGCTGGAAGCGGTGGGCGTGTGA